In Zea mays cultivar B73 chromosome 7, Zm-B73-REFERENCE-NAM-5.0, whole genome shotgun sequence, the following proteins share a genomic window:
- the LOC103633201 gene encoding receptor-like protein 4 isoform X1 — translation MRWRSPAVLRLQLWLLAVSASLAALGVLAADLSKEPFTIRISCGSFDDVRTEPTNTLWYRDFGYTGGRFANATRPSFIVPPLKTLRYFPLSDGPENCYNINNVPNGHYQVRLFFALLDNPNLDSEPIFDVSVEGTLFSSLLLGWSSDDEKTFAEALVFVQDSSLSVCFHSTGHGDPSILSIEVLQIDDDAYNFGPPREKGTVLRAVKRLKCGSGKPAFDEDLNGIHWGGDRFWLGLQTLSSSSDDQSISSENVIAETLLAPNFYPQGIYQSAIVGTDRQPSLSFEMDVTPNKNYSVWLHFAEIDNGVTAEEQRVFDVLINGDTAFKDIDIIRMTGERFTALVLNKTVAVSGITLKIILQPVKGTRAIINAIEVFEIIPAEKKTLPQEVSALRTLKGSLGLPLRFGWNGDPCVPQQHPWSGVDCQFDSTKGNWIIDGLGLDNQGLKGVIPSDISKLQHLQNINLSGNSIKGNIPISLGTISVVQVLDLSYNELNGSIPESLGELTSLQILNLNGNRLSGRVPASLGGRPLHRARFNFTDNAGLCGIPGLRECGPHLSVAAKIGMAFGVLLAILFLVVFAACWWKRRQNILRAKRLAAAREAPYAKSRTQFTRDVQMAKHQRTHENARSSNSEGSPHLLS, via the exons TCCCGCCGTGCTGCGGCTGCAGCTGTGGCTGCTCGCCGTCTCCGCGTCGTTGGCTGCCCTCGGTGTTCTCGCGGCTGATCTTAGCAAAG AACCATTTACTATCCGTATAAGCTGTGGAAGCTTTGACGATGTCCGGACGGAGCCTACGAACACATTGTGGTACAGAGACTTTGGTTATACTGGAGGCAGGTTCGCTAATGCCACCCGGCCAAGCTTTATCGTTCCTCCTCTTAAAACGCTTCGATATTTCCCGCTATCTGATGGCCCTGAAAATTGCTACAACATCAACAATGTTCCCAATGGCCACTATCAAGTTAGACTTTTCTTTGCGTTACTGGACAACCCTAATCTTGACAGTGAGCCGATTTTCGATGTTTCTGTTGAGGGTACTCTGTTCAGCTCTTTGCTTCTGGGCTGGAGCAGCGACGATGAGAAGACATTTGCAGAAGCTTTGGTTTTTGTCCAGGACTCAAGCTTATCAGTTTGCTTCCATAGTACAGGGCATGGTGATCCATCGATTCTTTCTATTGAAGTTCTACAAATAGATGACGATGCCTATAACTTTGGTCCACCACGGGAAAAGGGGACAGTGCTTAGAGCAGTCAAAAGGCTGAAATGTGGCTCAGGAAAGCCTGCTTTTGATGAAGATCTAAATGGGATTCACTGGGGTGGGGACAGATTCTGGTTAGGATTGCAAACTTTATCATCCAGTTCTGATGATCAATCAATATCATCCGAGAATGTTATAGCAGAGACATTGCTTGCACCAAATTTTTACCCTCAAGGCATATACCAATCAGCTATCGTGGGCACTGATAGGCAACCGAGTTTGTCTTTCGAaatggatgttaccccaaacaagAACTATTCAGTATGGCTTCACTTTGCAGAGATTGATAATGGGGTAACTGCAGAAGAACAAAGAGTATTTGATGTACTCATCAATGGAGACACTGCTTTTAAAGATATTGATATAATTCGCATGACAGGAGAGCGTTTTACTGCACTTGTCCTGAATAAAACTGTTGCTGTCAGTGGAATAACACTAAAAATCATCTTGCAACCTGTGAAAGGAACCCGTGCCATTATTAATGCCATTGAGGTGTTTGAGATAATCCCAGCTGAAAAGAAGACTTTGCCTCAGGAAG TGAGTGCATTGCGAACGTTGAAGGGTTCACTTGGTCTTCCTCTTCGATTTGGCTGGAATGGTGACCCCTGTGTTCCTCAGCAGCATCCATGGAGTGGAGTTGATTGCCAGTTTGACAGCACCAAAGGGAACTGGATCATTGATGGATT AGGTCTTGACAACCAAGGTTTAAAAGGGGTCATACCTAGTGACATATCTAAGTTGCAACATCTACAAAACAT AAACTTGAGTGGCAATAGCATAAAGGGGAACATTCCAATCTCCCTGGGTACCATCTCTGTGGTGCAAGTACT GGATCTGTCATACAATGAGCTTAATGGATCTATTCCAGAGAGCCTCGGCGAGCTGACATCATTACAGATACT GAACCTGAATGGCAATCGTCTTTCTGGTCGTGTTCCAGCCAGTTTGGGAGGAAGGCCTCTGCACAGAGCTAGATTTAA CTTCACGGACAATGCCGGACTATGTGGAATACCTGGGTTACGTGAGTGTGGCCCTCATCTATCCGTGGCTGCAAAGATCGGCATGGCTTTCGGCGTGCTTTTAGCTATTCTATTCCTAGTTGTATTCGCTGCGTGCTGGTGGAAGAGACGCCAGAACATTCTCCGTGCTAAAAGATTAGCTGCAG CAAGGGAAGCTCCTTATGCAAAATCAAGGACCCAGTTCACCCGCGATGTGCAAATGGCCAAGCATCAACGGACACATGAAAATGCTCGGAGCAGCAACAGTGAAGGCTCGCCACATTTGCTTTCCTAG
- the LOC103633200 gene encoding probable ADP-ribosylation factor GTPase-activating protein AGD11 gives MECLLGLLKVRVVRGVHLAICDPLTHSSDPYVVLRHGQQKVKSSIKYRTINPEWNEELTLSITNMMNPVKIELFDHDTFTKDDSMGNAEFSILNFVEIAKQDLSDVPDGTVMKTIHTEKGSCLATDSHITCKDGKVSQDILLRLRDTETGDLVLRLTWVNIPGVAR, from the exons ATGGAGTGCCTGCTGGGGCTGCTCAAGGTTAGGGTGGTGCGAGGAGTGCACCTGGCCATCTGCGACCCCCTCACCCACAGCAGCGACCCCTACGTCGTCCTCCGCCACGGACAGCAG AAAGTCAAGTCAAGTATAAAATACCGCACGATCAATCCGGAATGGAACGAGGAACTCACCCTGTCCATCACAAACATGATGAACCCGGTCAAGATT GAACTCTTCGACCATGACACGTTCACCAAGGACGACAGCATGGGCAACGCCGAGTTCTCCATCCTCAACTTCGTGGAGATCGCCAAGCAGGACCTGAGCGACGTCCCCGACGGCACGGTGATGAAGACGATCCACACGGAGAAGGGCAGCTGCCTCGCCACCGACAGCCACATCACGTGCAAGGACGGCAAGGTCTCCCAGGACATCCTGCTCAGGCTCAGGGACACCGAGACCGGCGACCTCGTCCTGCGCCTGACCTGGGTCAACATCCCCGGCGTCGCGCGGTGA
- the LOC103633201 gene encoding receptor-like protein 4 isoform X2, producing the protein MRWRSPAVLRLQLWLLAVSASLAALGVLAADLSKEPFTIRISCGSFDDVRTEPTNTLWYRDFGYTGGRFANATRPSFIVPPLKTLRYFPLSDGPENCYNINNVPNGHYQVRLFFALLDNPNLDSEPIFDVSVEGTLFSSLLLGWSSDDEKTFAEALVFVQDSSLSVCFHSTGHGDPSILSIEVLQIDDDAYNFGPPREKGTVLRAVKRLKCGSGKPAFDEDLNGIHWGGDRFWLGLQTLSSSSDDQSISSENVIAETLLAPNFYPQGIYQSAIVGTDRQPSLSFEMDVTPNKNYSVWLHFAEIDNGVTAEEQRVFDVLINGDTAFKDIDIIRMTGERFTALVLNKTVAVSGITLKIILQPVKGTRAIINAIEVFEIIPAEKKTLPQEVSALRTLKGSLGLPLRFGWNGDPCVPQQHPWSGVDCQFDSTKGNWIIDGLNLSGNSIKGNIPISLGTISVVQVLDLSYNELNGSIPESLGELTSLQILNLNGNRLSGRVPASLGGRPLHRARFNFTDNAGLCGIPGLRECGPHLSVAAKIGMAFGVLLAILFLVVFAACWWKRRQNILRAKRLAAAREAPYAKSRTQFTRDVQMAKHQRTHENARSSNSEGSPHLLS; encoded by the exons TCCCGCCGTGCTGCGGCTGCAGCTGTGGCTGCTCGCCGTCTCCGCGTCGTTGGCTGCCCTCGGTGTTCTCGCGGCTGATCTTAGCAAAG AACCATTTACTATCCGTATAAGCTGTGGAAGCTTTGACGATGTCCGGACGGAGCCTACGAACACATTGTGGTACAGAGACTTTGGTTATACTGGAGGCAGGTTCGCTAATGCCACCCGGCCAAGCTTTATCGTTCCTCCTCTTAAAACGCTTCGATATTTCCCGCTATCTGATGGCCCTGAAAATTGCTACAACATCAACAATGTTCCCAATGGCCACTATCAAGTTAGACTTTTCTTTGCGTTACTGGACAACCCTAATCTTGACAGTGAGCCGATTTTCGATGTTTCTGTTGAGGGTACTCTGTTCAGCTCTTTGCTTCTGGGCTGGAGCAGCGACGATGAGAAGACATTTGCAGAAGCTTTGGTTTTTGTCCAGGACTCAAGCTTATCAGTTTGCTTCCATAGTACAGGGCATGGTGATCCATCGATTCTTTCTATTGAAGTTCTACAAATAGATGACGATGCCTATAACTTTGGTCCACCACGGGAAAAGGGGACAGTGCTTAGAGCAGTCAAAAGGCTGAAATGTGGCTCAGGAAAGCCTGCTTTTGATGAAGATCTAAATGGGATTCACTGGGGTGGGGACAGATTCTGGTTAGGATTGCAAACTTTATCATCCAGTTCTGATGATCAATCAATATCATCCGAGAATGTTATAGCAGAGACATTGCTTGCACCAAATTTTTACCCTCAAGGCATATACCAATCAGCTATCGTGGGCACTGATAGGCAACCGAGTTTGTCTTTCGAaatggatgttaccccaaacaagAACTATTCAGTATGGCTTCACTTTGCAGAGATTGATAATGGGGTAACTGCAGAAGAACAAAGAGTATTTGATGTACTCATCAATGGAGACACTGCTTTTAAAGATATTGATATAATTCGCATGACAGGAGAGCGTTTTACTGCACTTGTCCTGAATAAAACTGTTGCTGTCAGTGGAATAACACTAAAAATCATCTTGCAACCTGTGAAAGGAACCCGTGCCATTATTAATGCCATTGAGGTGTTTGAGATAATCCCAGCTGAAAAGAAGACTTTGCCTCAGGAAG TGAGTGCATTGCGAACGTTGAAGGGTTCACTTGGTCTTCCTCTTCGATTTGGCTGGAATGGTGACCCCTGTGTTCCTCAGCAGCATCCATGGAGTGGAGTTGATTGCCAGTTTGACAGCACCAAAGGGAACTGGATCATTGATGGATT AAACTTGAGTGGCAATAGCATAAAGGGGAACATTCCAATCTCCCTGGGTACCATCTCTGTGGTGCAAGTACT GGATCTGTCATACAATGAGCTTAATGGATCTATTCCAGAGAGCCTCGGCGAGCTGACATCATTACAGATACT GAACCTGAATGGCAATCGTCTTTCTGGTCGTGTTCCAGCCAGTTTGGGAGGAAGGCCTCTGCACAGAGCTAGATTTAA CTTCACGGACAATGCCGGACTATGTGGAATACCTGGGTTACGTGAGTGTGGCCCTCATCTATCCGTGGCTGCAAAGATCGGCATGGCTTTCGGCGTGCTTTTAGCTATTCTATTCCTAGTTGTATTCGCTGCGTGCTGGTGGAAGAGACGCCAGAACATTCTCCGTGCTAAAAGATTAGCTGCAG CAAGGGAAGCTCCTTATGCAAAATCAAGGACCCAGTTCACCCGCGATGTGCAAATGGCCAAGCATCAACGGACACATGAAAATGCTCGGAGCAGCAACAGTGAAGGCTCGCCACATTTGCTTTCCTAG